The segment TGGGCATCGATACCGTCGAGGATCTTCCGAAGGCCCCCTACATCAATGCGATCGGGCCGGAGCGGTTCCCGGTCCCGGGCCTCGATGCCGGAAAGCTCAATGTCGGCATCGTCTGGGGTGGCAATCCGGCTTTCCCGGGCGACGATATCCGGTCGTCGAAGGTCGAACATTACCTTCCGCTCTTCGGCCTCGATGGCGTCCAGTGCTACAGCCTGCAGAAAGGTCCGCGGGAAGCGGACATCGCCCAGGCTCCGGCCTCGCTTGTTCCGTTGAGCAAGGACATCAAGTCCTTTGCCGATACCGTCTCGATTGTCCGTCAGCTCGATGTCACCGTCACCACCTGCACGTCTGTGGCGCATCTCGTCGGCGGGATGGGGTGTCCGGTCTTCGTGCTGCTGTCGCATAATCCGGACTGGCGCTGGCTGCAGCATCGCGACGACAGTCCCTGGTATCCTTCGGCCCGCCTGTTCCGCCAATCCGAACCGGGTGACTGGGCCGGGGTGATAGAGAGAGTCGGCGCCGCCCTCTCGGACCTCAGGGATGCGAAAGGGATCTCGTGACGCGCGTTTTATTTGCCTGGGAACTCGGCGACGGCTTCGGACATGTGAACCGCCTGCTTCCGATCGCGCGCGTCCTGAAGGAAAAAGGCGTCACTTGCGCCTTCGCCGTTCGCAATCTGACGGTGACTCATCCGGTCATCGCACGGGACGGTTTCCGTGTGTTCCAGTGTCCGTTGGTGAAGCCCTACGTGTCGAAGGAGGTCGAAGGCAAACCGATAGCCTCGATCGGCGACGTCCTGGCGACGGTGGGATATGTCGACCCGGATCTCCTCGCAGCGCTAACAGACGGCTGGTCGGCAATTATCGAGTCTTTCGATCCGGACCTCATCGTCTCGGACTATTCTCCGACGGCGGGGCTCGCGGCTTTCGGCGAACGTCCGGTCGTCCCGGTCGGCGACTGGTTCACGTTACCGCCCGGCAACTGGTCGGAATTTCGCACCTTCAAGGACCATCCAAACCGGGTCGATCCGGCGAAGCTGCTGCAGACGGTCCAGGAAGTGCAGCGCCGCCGTGGCAAGCCGATCCCGGACCGCGTTCCGGCGCTGATGCATGGCGAGCGGAATTTCGTCGTCACCATTCCGGAACTCGATCCCTATCACGCGTTTCGGGAAAACACCTCGAGCTCGCCGCTCAGCCCGCTTCCGGCGCCCGCAACGGTGGCGCCGTCGCAGGACTATTTCGGTTATCTGTCCTACAGTTATCCGGGAACTCCTAAGGTTCTGACAGCGCTTGCCGGCAAGGATTGGACTGGCGAGATCTTCCTGCGCGACGCCAATGACGAAATCAGGGCCGCCTGGCGCGAGCGTGGACTCAAGATCCATGAGGCGCCGCAGCCGATCGAGGAAGTCGTCGCACGCTCGCGCGCGGTTATTCATCACGGCGGGATCGGAACGCTTGAGCAGGTCCTGGCGATGGGGCGGCCGCAATGCATTGTGCCCAGGCACTTCGAGCAACAGAAGAATGGCGAATTCGCAGGAAAGCTGGGCACTGCCACCGTTCTCAGGAGTTCGAACCGTTTTACCGAGGATCACGCCAGCCAGGCCATCACGGCCGTGCTGACCGGCCCGCAATTCGCCCAGCGCGCGCGCCGGGCGGCAGACGATCTCGCACGCCGCGGGCCGTTCAATCTGCTTGCGGAGATCACCGACTATATCCTATCGACGTTGGCAAGGCGCTGACACCCAAGGAGCCACCAGGAGGGAACGAACCATGGCTGTTGAAAACAAATTTCCGGGCAAGGATCTGAGCGAGGACGATATCGCCGGAAAGATCCCGCTGGTGGCCAAGAAGTCGCCCGATCACAAGACGGTCTTCACCTGCGGCGGCATCGAGATCGGCGGTCCGCTCGTGCCGGTCATGGCCGGCCCTAATACGGTCGAGACCGAGGACCTGATCGTCGAAAGCGCGAAGGCGATCAAGGCATCCGGCGGTCACTTCCTGCGCGGCGGCGCGTTCAAGCCGCTGAGCTTCCCCTATCGCAGCCCGAAATTCTTCGAGCCGCGGGAAGACGGCCTGAAATGGCTCTCTGTCGCGAAACAGGAAACCGGTCTGCCGATCGTCACCGAGGTGATGGAGATCTCCAAGATCGACATCGTCGCCAAGCATTCCGACATGCTGCAGATCGGCACGCGGAACATGCAGAACTATCCGCTGCTGACAGAGGTCGGCAAGGCCGGCATGCCGGTGATGCTGAAGCGCGGTTACGGCTCGTCCCTGCGCGACTGGCTGATGGCCGCGGAATATATCGCGCTGGAGCATGATCGCCTCGGTATGGAACCGCAGATCGTGCTCTGCGAGCGCGGTGTCGTCGCGCCGCATACGCATCGGGCGACCTCCCGCTTCATGCTCGACCTTCAGGTCGTTCCGGCGGCGCAGGAAGTGACCCACCTGCCGGTCATGACCGATCCGTCCCATGCCACTTTCTGGCAGCCTTGGGTCAAATCCATGATGCTGGCGTCGCTTGCCGCCGGTGCCGACGCCCTGATGCTGGAAGTGCACCCCGATCCGCGCAATGCCGCGGTAGACCCGCTACAGGCGAGTTCTTTCGAGCAATTCGATGACATGATGAAGGCCATGCGCCCCGTTGCGGCCGCGATCGGCCGGACGCTGGACGCCAACAGCAATATCTGAGAACTGGGAATTGACGCGGTCAGTCAACCTGGCCGCGTCTGCTTCCAGAGACCATATTTGAAAGACGAGAAATCGCCGCTGGCTGTCAGGCAGTGATCGGCGGATGGGTCTTGCGGCCGTTGTTTTTGCGGATCTCGACGATGATCTCGTCGATCTCTTTTTCAAGCGATTCCGTTTCTTTCGCCATATCCTTTACGGTCTCGCCTTTCTTCAAGCGGTGGATCGCGAGCGTGAGGCTGGTCCAGAAGAAGAGAGCGATCCCGGCGAGAATCGCGACAACCGATCCGGCGGATTCAAGAAATTCCAGGAACATTGCTTGGTGCCATTCCGTGAGGTGATCGAGCATCCGAATTGGCTTTTCTATGGGATCTCGGCGCCGCAATGTCAAAGAATTTGCGGCATTCTTCCTTCAGCGGTCTTTCCGCATACCTGCTTCGGCGGCTTTCCGCTCTCTCCTCCTAAATCATGACCCAGTCGACGCGTTCCGGGCGAACGCGCTTGACTCAAATAATATCAACGCATAAAAACATAAAGACATCTTTATATGATTGTATGGATGGATCGTGGAAACATTGCTGCAGGGCCTTCGGGCCGTCTCCGAACCGACGCGGCTGCGGATCCTGGTCCTCTGCGCCCATGCCGAACTGTCCGTTACCGAACTGGTGCAGGTGCTGGGGCAAAGTCAGCCCCGGGTCTCCCGCCATCTCAAACTGATGGTGGATGCCGGCCTGCTCGACCGGCATCAGGAAGGCAGCCGTGCCTTCTACCGCCTCGCCGAGGACAGCGAGGTTTCCGATCTGGCCCGCATTCTGGTCGACCTTACCCCCGACGGTGACGACGTCATTGCCGTCGACCTGGAACGCCTTGAAGAAATCAAGGTGCAGCGGGCCCAGGTGGCGGAGGAATATTTCCGCCGGAACGCGAAGAATTGGGACGATCTGCGCGGTGAGCATATCGACGACGACGACGTCGATGCGCGGCTTAAGCGCCGGATCCTGAGTGCGCCGGTCCGCGACCTGCTCGACATCGGTACCGGCACCGGGCGCGTGCTCCGGCTGGTCGGCGACGAGGTGCGCTCCGCCGTCGGCGTCGACAATTCCCGTGAGATGCTGGCCATCGCCCGCAGCTATCTCGACCAGGACACGCTCCGGAACTGCCAGGTCCGGCACGGCGACATGTACCGCCTTCCGTTCCCCGCCCACCGCTTCGATGCAGTGACTGCGAACATGCTGATGCACTACGCGGACAACCCGGGCGAGATGGTGCGGGAAGCGGCGCGGGTGCTGCGCCCGGGCGGCCGGCTGGTGGTGGTCGATTTCGCGACCCACGACCTGACCGATCTGCGCGAACGCCATGCCCACCGCTGGCTCGGCTTCTCGGACAGCGACGTGGAGCGTCTGTTCAAGAAGGTCGGGCTCGAACTCCAGAATGTCGAGCGGATCGACGGCGGCACGCTCACCGTCTGCATCTGGACCGGCCGTAGCCGGATCGAAGTCGCCAATGATCTCGTTGCGGAGGCACTCTGATGACCCAGGATCTCAACGTCAGTTTCGAATTCTTCCCGCCGACCAGCGAAGCTGCGGAAGCGCGCCTCTGGAACACGGTCGAAAAGCTGGCCCCTTTGCGTCCGGCCTTCGCCTCTGTGACCTATGGGGCCGGCGGTACGACGCGCGAGCGGACCCTGAACATCGTAAGGACGCTCAAGCGCGACGGCCGCATGGTGCCGGCGGCGCATCTGACCTGCGTCGGCGCGGAGAAGGCGGAGATCGATGCCATTGCCCGCGGTTGGCTGGACGAAGGCATCACGCATCTCGTCGCGTTGCGCGGCGATCCGCCGAAGGGCAGCGGGAAATACATTCCGCATCCGGGCGGCTACGCGAATGCTGCCGCTTTGGTCGAGGGGCTTCGCAGGATCGGCGATTTCGACATTTCCGTTGCCGCCTATCCGGAGGCCCATCCGGATTCGCCGTCGGAAGCCGCCGATATCGAGAACCTGAAGGCGAAGATCAACAACGGCGCGGCGCGGGCGATCACGCAGTATTTCTTCGATGCGGAGCTGTTCCTGCGCTTCCGCGACAAGGTCGCCGCGGCCGGCATCGACGTGCCGATCGTGCCGGGCATCATGCCGATCACCAATTTCGGCAAGACGGTGAATTTCAGCAAGGCCTGCGGCGCGACCGTTCCCGCCTGGCTGCACGAGCGTTTCGAGGGGCTGGACGAGGATCCGGAGACCCGCGAGCTGGTCGCCGCCAGCACCGCCGCCGACCTCTGCCACGATCTGATGGCCGAAGGGGTGAGAGATTTCCATTTCTACACCCTCAACGTGCCGTCGCTAACCTATGCGGTCTGTCATCTGCTCGGCATCCGTCCGGACGTCTCGGAGGCGGCATGACCGGAACCGGAGAGCGCATCCCCCACGCGGCGCCCGCGCCGGCGACCCAGCTTACGCGCTGGGTCGGGCAGAGCGGCTGCGTGGAAGCGCTCAATATCGACCGGCCCAAGCTCGTCATGAAGGTGCACCGCCGCTTCGTGAAGGCGGGGGCGGAAATCATCTTCACCAATTCCGGCAATGCGGCGCCGCAGCTGCTGCGCAACTTCCGCATGTTCGACGAGGCCTTTGCCGTCAGTTTCCTCGGCGCTGAGCTGGCCCGCACGGTGGCGGACGAGGCCGCGCACCGGGTGCATGTGATCGGCGATGTGCGCCTGCCGTCACGGGTCCCGGCAACGGGCTTCATGACGGAGGACGAACTCGGTTCGGCGGCGCGCTGCCTCGTTTCGGCGCAGGTCGCCGGTGGGGTCGACGCGGTCCTGCTCGATCTCCCGGCGCGTCCGGCCCAGCTCGCCGCGGTGCTCAACGGAGCGCGCTGGGGCATGAGCGAGGCAAAACGCACGGTACCGCTGCTGCTCCTGCTGCACCCCGCGATGATGCCCGGCCAGATCGACCGGGACCGGTTGCATGACGAGCTTTCCCAGGCTGCCGTCGTGGCGGCGACGGCGCACGCGGCGGCGCTGGGGGTCAATCCGGGCGATCTTCCCGAAACGGCACCGGAGCTGCTTGAGCATGTGCTGCCGTTCTGGAACGGGCCGATCGCCCTCAGCCCGGCGGCGGATGCGGCGACGGTCCGGACGCTTTGCGAGGATCCGCTGCTCGGCGGTCGTCTCGCCTTCCTGCCATCTTCCTCGCCGCGCGACCTTCGGCGCGTCATCAAGACGAGCCTCGGAACCGCCGCGGCGGTCATTCAACGGAGAAACTGACATGACACGCGAACAGCGCAGGGTCGCCTTCGATCTGCTGATCGGCGAGCGCATCCTGGTGATGGACGGTGCCATGGGCACGATGATCCAGGGCTACAATCTGGACGAGGCCGGCTACCGCGGCGAGCGGCTGAAGGATCACAGCCACGATCTGCGCGGCAACAACGATATCCTGAACCTCACGCGTCCGGACATCGTTGAGGAAATCCACCGCGCCTATTTCGAGGCCGGCTCGGATATCGTCGAGACCAATACCTTCAGCGCGACCTCAATCGCGCAGGCGGACTATGCGGCCGAGGACCTCGTCACCGAAATCAACTTCGAGGGCGCGCGCCTCGCGCGTCTGGCCGCCGACAGGGTCGAGCAGGAAAATCCGGGGCGCGTCTGCTTCGTCGCCGGCGCGCTTGGCCCGACCAACCGGACAGCCTCGATCTCGCCGGACGTGAACGATCCGGCTTTTCGGAACGTTTCCTTCGACACACTCGCCGCATCCTACAAGGAAGCGGCGCGCGGCCTCGTCGAGGGCGGGGCGGATCTGCTGCTGGTCGAAACCATCTTCGATACGCTGAACGCCAAGGCGGCACTCTTTGCCATCGATGAACTCGGCGAGGAGATGGGCTTGCATCTGCCGCTGATGATTTCCGGCACGATCACCGATCTCTCCGGCCGCACGCTATCGGGTCAGACGCCGGAGGCCTTCTGGAACTCCGTGCGGCACGCAAACCCGGTCAGCGTCGGGCTCAATTGCGCGCTCGGGGCGAACCAGCTCCGCGGCTTCCTGGCCGAACTGTCGCGCGTCGCAGAGACCCGCGTCAGCGCATATCCGAATGCCGGTCTGCCGAACGCCTTCGGAGGTTATGACGAGACCCCGGAGGAAACCGCGCGCGAGATCGGCGCCTGGGCCCGTGACGGTCTGGTCAATGTCGTCGGCGGCTGCTGCGGCACGACGCCTGACCATATCCGCGCCATAGCCGAGGCGGTGAAGGACGTGCCTCCACGCGACATACCGGTGCCACCACGTCGCATGCGGCTGTCCGGCCTTGAGCCGTTCGAGGTGCCGGCATGAGCACCGCGACCGACAGCATCGCCCGTTTCGTCAATATCGGCGAGCGCACCAACGTCACCGGCTCCGCCCGCTTCAAGCGGCTGATCCTCGAGGGCGATTACGAGACCGCGCTCGAGGTCGCGCGTCAGCAGGTCGAGAGCGGCGCGCAGATCATCGACATCAACATGGACGAGGCGATGCTGGATTCGAAGGAGGCGATGGTCCGCTTTCTGAACCTGATCGCCTCCGAGCCGGACATCTGCAAGGTCCCGGTGATGATCGACAGTTCCAAGTGGGAGGTGATCGAGGCCGGGCTGAAATGCGTTCAGGGCAAGTCGGTGGTCAATTCCATCAGCCTGAAGGAAGGCGAGGAACCGTTCCTGAAGCAGGCCCGTCTGGTCCGGCGCTACGGCGCCGCCGTCGTCGTCATGGCGTTTGACGAGCACGGCCAGGCGGATACGGCGGAGCGCAAGTTCGAGATCTGCAAGCGCTCCTACAATCTTCTGGTCGAGAAAGTCGGTTTCCCGCCCGAGGACATCATCTTCGACCCGAACATCTTCGCGGTCGCGACCGGGATCGAGGAGCATAACGATTACGGTCGCGCCTTCATCGAGGCGGCGCACCGGATCCGTACCGAGCTGCCGGGCGCCCATGTCTCCGGCGGCCTCTCCAACCTGTCCTTCTCCTTCCGTGGCAACAACACAGTCCGCGAGGCGATCCATTCCGTCTTTCTGTTCCATGCCATCAAGGCCGGCATGGACATGGCGATCGTCAATGCGGGCGCCCTGCCGGTGTACGAGGACATCCCGAACGAGCTGCGCGAGCGGGCCGAGGACGTCGTGCTCAACCGCCGGGACGATGCGACGGAGCGTCTGCTGGAAATCGCCGAGAGCTTCCGCGGTCAGGCGAAGGAAAAGGAAGCCGATCTCGCCTGGCGCGATCAGGAGGTCGCAGCAAGGCTCTCCTACGCCCTGGTGCATGGCATCGCCGATTTCGTCGAGGCCGATGTCGAGGAAGCCCGTCTCTCCATGGGCCGGCCGCTCGATGTCATCGAGGGCCCGCTGATGGACGGCATGAATGTCGTCGGCGATCTCTTCGGTGCGGGGAAGATGTTCCTGCCGCAGGTGGTGAAGAGCGCGCGGGTGATGAAGAAGGCGGTCGCCGTCCTGCTGCCCTACATGGAGCAGGAGAAAGACGGTGGGGCCCGCTCGAATGGCAAGATCCTGCTCGCGACCGTGAAGGGCGACGTGCACGATATCGGCAAGAACATCGTCGGCGTCGTGCTCCAGTGCAACAACTACGAAGTCATCGATCTCGGCGTGATGGTGCCGTCCGCCAAGATCCTCGAGGTCGCGAAGGCGGAGAAGGTCGACGCCATCGGTCTCTCCGGCCTGATCACGCCGAGCCTCGAGGAGATGTGCTACGTCGCCTCGGAAATGAAGCGCGAGAAGCTGGCCCTGCCGCTGCTGATCGGCGGAGCGACCACGAGCAAGGTCCACACGGCGGTGAAGATCTCGCCGAACTATGACGGTCCGGTGGTCTATGTGACCGATGCCTCCCGTGCGGTCGGCGTCACGGGCAATCTTTTCTCCGCGAGCAACAGCAAGAACTTCTCCGCCGAGGTGGCGAACGAGTACGAGAAGATTCGCGCCCATCACGCCCGCGGCAGCAGCGGCGCCAAGCGCCTGTCGCTGGCCGAGGCGCGGGAGAACCGGGAAGCGCTTGACTGGCAGAATTATACGCCGCCGAAGCCGTCCTTCCTCGGCACCAGGGTGTTCGACCATTACGACCTCGCCGAACTGGCGGACCGGATCGACTGGAAGCCGTTCTTCCAGGCCTGGGAGCTGCATGGCCGTTTCCCGGAGATTCTCGACGATCCGAAGGTCGGGGCGGCGGCGCGGCCGCTCTATGACGACGGCATGCGGATGCTGGAGAGCATGATCGCCGACAAATGGGTACGTGCCCGCGCGGTGATCGGCTTCTGGCCGGCGGCATCTTTCGGCGACGACATCGCGCTCTTCGCCGATGAAAGCCGGGGAGAGAAGCTGGGCACGATCCACACCCTCCGCCAGCAGCGCATTCACAGCCGCGCCGACCGGGCGAACCTGGCGCTTGCCGATTTCGTGGCGCCGCTGGAAACCGGGGTGCCGGATTATGTCGGCGGCTTCGCCGTCACCGCAGGGGCGGAAATCGACGAGCGGGCGAAACGCCTCGAAGCCAAGCATGACGATTACGACGCGATCCTGATGAAGGTGCTCGGTGACCGGCTGGCGGAAGCCTTCGCCGAGCGCATGCACGAGCGGGTGCGCAAGGAGTTCTGGGGCTACGCGCCGGACGAGCATCTCGGCAACGACCAGCTGATCGCCGAGGAGTATCGCGGCATCCGCCCCGCGCCGGGCTATCCGGCCTGTCCGGACCATACCGAGAAACCGGAGCTGTTCCGCTTGCTCGACGCCGAAGCCGCGACCGGGATCTCGCTCACGGAAAGCTGCGCCATGTGGCCGGCCTCTTCGGTGTCGGGACTATATTTCGCCCATCCGGAGGCGCGCTACTTCGGTCTTGGCCGGATCGGTCGCGACCAGGTCACCGATTATGCCAGGCGGAAGGGCGTTACGATCGAGGAGGTCGAGCGCTGGCTGGCGTCAAATCTCGACTACGATCCGAAGGCCGTTGCCGCCTGACGAAATTCGGCGCCTGGCTTTCCTCGCGATGCTAAGGTCGTGCGTCTGATTCAAGAGTCGAAGGCACAGACATATGCATCGGGATCGTACCGAACTCTTCAGAGCGGAACTGACGGAGCCGGACCGGCTTGCACATCATCTTGGGCGTCTTCTCGACCTGGTCCGGCCGCATATCAGGCCGGGTGCGAAGAGCCTTGTCTACGTCAATGCCCAGGTGGCGCGGATCGGCCATCTGACGCATGAGGCCTGGTGTCTCGCCCACATGCGGGTCTTCGGCTACGATCAGATTATCATGGTGACCGCGCCGCTCGCCGATTATGCGAACAAGGCTTTTCGGGAGGTCATGGATCTTGAGTTCGAGACCGTCGAGACCGACGACCTGATCCTGACGACTCTCGGCTTCATCGATGCGGGTCTGGTTTCCGTCGGGGGGACGGATCTGCTGCTCCTGCCCACCCTCAAATTCTCCGAATACCACACCCGCCTTCTGGCTGGCGGCGCCGACCATGTCTTCTTCACTTTGCCGGACAGCATACGGGCGCGGACCGAAGGCTTTCTTGAGGCGCGCGGTCTCGATCCCCGGGCGCCATTCGTGGTCATGCATGTGCGTGACGCCGGTTTCGCTCCGGAAATGAGCTACCACTCCTTCCGCTTCAGCCCGATCGAGACCTATCGGCCGGCGGTCGAACGTTTGCTTGAAAGCGGATTGAATGTGCTGCGCATTGGGGACGTGGCGAGCCCGGCGCTGGAGATCGGATCGCCGAACTATGTCGAAGTCATGCGCGATGAGGCGTATGAAGACTATCTCGATGTCGGGCTTTGCGGACTCTGCCGTATGGGCATTTGCACGCTGTCCGGACCTTGGTCGCTCATGCAGGGCTTCGGCAAGCCGATTTTTTTCACGAACGCCTATCCGCAGACATTCTGGAGTTTCCTTCCGCAGGAAGTGACCATCTACAAACATTTCTTCGACAGCAGCGGGCATGAACTCAGCTACGCCGAACAATGGCAGCAGGGCGTCCAGCACGTATTGGCCACCGAGGAGTTCGCCGAAAAGGGACTGACGGTCGAGAGCAACTCCCCGGAGGAGCTGCTTGCGGGCGCCGAGGAGATGCTCAAACGCCTGGAAGATCCGCAATGGGAAGATGTGGCGCTGCAGCGGAGATATACCGAGGTGGCGGGAACATATGACCCGAACATCCGGCCGCCGGCGGGCAAGGCCGTCCGCTGGCCGCGGCGCCTCGGTGTCAGTTACGCCAAGCTGAATCCGAATTTCCTCGAGTGACGAAGGTCGGGGGGTCAGGCGGAGCCGATCGGGGCCGGCGTGAAGTGGAAGGTTCGCATGCGGCCGGTCTCGACATAGCCGAGCTTGCGGTAGAGTGCCAGCGCGCCGAGATTGCTCGCCTGTGTTGCGATCAGGGTTTTCCCGACCTGATGCGCATAATGGGCAAACGCCGCCTTCAGCAACTCCGCCCCGATCCCTTTGCCCTGGTGCCCGCTCGCGACGGCAACAAGATCGACGATCATCACTCCGCCCCGCACGAGGCAGCCGTTGAAACCGAGAATCTCTCCATTGCTCTCGTAGATGAAGGTACGGTCCGTGCGTCCGGTCACCTCGTTCCGAGCCCACGCGGCTTTGATACGCGCCGCGATACAGTCGTCGATCAGAGGGTCGGCGTGGTAGCGGTCGGCGGAGAATGCGGTTTCGGCAATCGCGGCGCAGGCTTCGGCGTCCTCCGCCCGCGAACAGCGGATCTGGGCGCCCTGAAATCTGGCGTCTTCAGTCGTGAGAGAGCGCTCAAGCGACACCAGGGTCTCTATTTCGCGGAAGCCGGAATGCGCATCCGGGGCGCCCCAGGATACCGGGATGCGGACCGATACCAGCGCGGCGTCTTCCGGCACCAAGGTCCGGAGGCCCGCGATTTCGGCTGCTGCGGTAATCTCGATACGGTAAACGGGACCGCCGATGAAACCGGTATCAAACGGCTGGGGGACGCAGGTTGCCATCCGGTTCCGGTCTCCTGAGGGTTGCCGAGGCACAACGTGCCAAAGAATAGAGTTCCGCCGGACGCGATCCGTCAAGTGGCGCAGATCAGATATGCCCGGGCAGTTTTCTGATCCATATCGGACGACTTGGGACTATAGTCAAATTCAGGCAATGCATACCTCTTCCATCGGCTGGCATCTCATTGCCGCGTGGTGGAGATCAGCCCGGCAACCAGATGCTCCAGAGCAAGAACGGAACCCGACCGCGGTGAGATTGAGACTTTTCCTGAAGCTGGCAGTCAGCCTCTGCTTGATAGGGTCGCTCTTTTATCATGTCGATTTCTCGCGTCTGCTCTCGGCAGCCCTCTCGCCGTCTCTTCCTCTGCTCGCGGCTGTTGTCGGGATCGTCATTCTTCAGTTTTGTATCGGCGCTACACGCTGGTTCCTGCTGATCCGCGGGACCGGTGTGCCGCTTTCGCCGTGGCAAACCTTCCGCATTCTCCTCGCCGGGATGTTCTTCAATCAGGCGCTCCCTGGATCGCTCAGCGCGGACACGGTGCGGATCTGGCTGGTCAGCCGCCATGGTCTCCCGCTATCCCGCGCCGCAAGCACCGTTCTGCTGGACCGGACAGCGGGTCTGGTCTCGATCCTGACGATGCTCGTTGTGACCAGCGTCACGGTGGCAAAGGTGGCACCCGATCCGAATCTCGAAACGGTCGCGATCCTCGTGGTCGGCGGCGCGATGGTGCTGCTCGCCATGGGGCTGTCGAGCGCGGACTGGATCGCCGACATGATCGAGGACCACCGTTTCGGTCGCCCGTTCGCCGCCATGCTTCGCGACTCCCGTGTGCTCTGGCGTGCCGGTTACCGGTCCGCGATTATCATAGGTCTGAGCTACCTGCTCCACGTGATCAGCGCGCTGGGGCTCTGGGTCGTCTTCCGCTCGATCTCGGTGGAAGTCGATTTTCTCATGGTGCTGGGGGCGCTGCCGTTGGTGATCCTCGGAACCCTGCTGCCGATCTCGGTCGGCGGCTGGGGCGTGCGCGAAGGACTCATGGTCGGCATCTTCGTGATGACCGGCATGGCGCCGGAGCATGCCCTCGCAGCGTCGATCCTCTGGGGCTTGTCGGTGATCGTCGCTGCCAGTCTTGGCGGCCTGCTCTGGGTGTTGAGCCGCCCTGGAACGGAGCGGGTCGGCGATGTGGTCGCGACGCTGCCTCAGCGTCCGTAGAAGCCCCGCACAACGCCGATCAGGTAATCGATCTCCTCTGTCTGGAGATGCTGGTCCGCAGGGAAGCTGATGATGGTTTCCGTGTGACGGTCCGTGACCGGAAATGCGCCGGCCGGATAGCCGAGATGGTGCAGGGCCTCCTGCC is part of the Nisaea sediminum genome and harbors:
- the metH gene encoding methionine synthase, coding for MSTATDSIARFVNIGERTNVTGSARFKRLILEGDYETALEVARQQVESGAQIIDINMDEAMLDSKEAMVRFLNLIASEPDICKVPVMIDSSKWEVIEAGLKCVQGKSVVNSISLKEGEEPFLKQARLVRRYGAAVVVMAFDEHGQADTAERKFEICKRSYNLLVEKVGFPPEDIIFDPNIFAVATGIEEHNDYGRAFIEAAHRIRTELPGAHVSGGLSNLSFSFRGNNTVREAIHSVFLFHAIKAGMDMAIVNAGALPVYEDIPNELRERAEDVVLNRRDDATERLLEIAESFRGQAKEKEADLAWRDQEVAARLSYALVHGIADFVEADVEEARLSMGRPLDVIEGPLMDGMNVVGDLFGAGKMFLPQVVKSARVMKKAVAVLLPYMEQEKDGGARSNGKILLATVKGDVHDIGKNIVGVVLQCNNYEVIDLGVMVPSAKILEVAKAEKVDAIGLSGLITPSLEEMCYVASEMKREKLALPLLIGGATTSKVHTAVKISPNYDGPVVYVTDASRAVGVTGNLFSASNSKNFSAEVANEYEKIRAHHARGSSGAKRLSLAEARENREALDWQNYTPPKPSFLGTRVFDHYDLAELADRIDWKPFFQAWELHGRFPEILDDPKVGAAARPLYDDGMRMLESMIADKWVRARAVIGFWPAASFGDDIALFADESRGEKLGTIHTLRQQRIHSRADRANLALADFVAPLETGVPDYVGGFAVTAGAEIDERAKRLEAKHDDYDAILMKVLGDRLAEAFAERMHERVRKEFWGYAPDEHLGNDQLIAEEYRGIRPAPGYPACPDHTEKPELFRLLDAEAATGISLTESCAMWPASSVSGLYFAHPEARYFGLGRIGRDQVTDYARRKGVTIEEVERWLASNLDYDPKAVAA
- a CDS encoding TIGR04372 family glycosyltransferase gives rise to the protein MHRDRTELFRAELTEPDRLAHHLGRLLDLVRPHIRPGAKSLVYVNAQVARIGHLTHEAWCLAHMRVFGYDQIIMVTAPLADYANKAFREVMDLEFETVETDDLILTTLGFIDAGLVSVGGTDLLLLPTLKFSEYHTRLLAGGADHVFFTLPDSIRARTEGFLEARGLDPRAPFVVMHVRDAGFAPEMSYHSFRFSPIETYRPAVERLLESGLNVLRIGDVASPALEIGSPNYVEVMRDEAYEDYLDVGLCGLCRMGICTLSGPWSLMQGFGKPIFFTNAYPQTFWSFLPQEVTIYKHFFDSSGHELSYAEQWQQGVQHVLATEEFAEKGLTVESNSPEELLAGAEEMLKRLEDPQWEDVALQRRYTEVAGTYDPNIRPPAGKAVRWPRRLGVSYAKLNPNFLE
- a CDS encoding GNAT family N-acetyltransferase; the protein is MATCVPQPFDTGFIGGPVYRIEITAAAEIAGLRTLVPEDAALVSVRIPVSWGAPDAHSGFREIETLVSLERSLTTEDARFQGAQIRCSRAEDAEACAAIAETAFSADRYHADPLIDDCIAARIKAAWARNEVTGRTDRTFIYESNGEILGFNGCLVRGGVMIVDLVAVASGHQGKGIGAELLKAAFAHYAHQVGKTLIATQASNLGALALYRKLGYVETGRMRTFHFTPAPIGSA
- a CDS encoding lysylphosphatidylglycerol synthase transmembrane domain-containing protein; translated protein: MRLRLFLKLAVSLCLIGSLFYHVDFSRLLSAALSPSLPLLAAVVGIVILQFCIGATRWFLLIRGTGVPLSPWQTFRILLAGMFFNQALPGSLSADTVRIWLVSRHGLPLSRAASTVLLDRTAGLVSILTMLVVTSVTVAKVAPDPNLETVAILVVGGAMVLLAMGLSSADWIADMIEDHRFGRPFAAMLRDSRVLWRAGYRSAIIIGLSYLLHVISALGLWVVFRSISVEVDFLMVLGALPLVILGTLLPISVGGWGVREGLMVGIFVMTGMAPEHALAASILWGLSVIVAASLGGLLWVLSRPGTERVGDVVATLPQRP